Proteins encoded within one genomic window of Bacteroidales bacterium:
- a CDS encoding integration host factor subunit beta gives MTKADIVNEISQKTGVEKVAIEKIVEGFMESVRESMIGGQNVYLRGFGSFIVQKRAQKKARDIGRNKEIVIPEHYIPSFRPSRQFTKRVKENVK, from the coding sequence ATGACAAAAGCAGACATTGTAAATGAAATCTCCCAAAAGACGGGTGTCGAAAAGGTCGCTATTGAAAAAATAGTCGAAGGCTTCATGGAAAGTGTAAGAGAATCCATGATTGGTGGTCAAAATGTTTATCTGAGAGGATTCGGAAGTTTTATTGTTCAAAAACGTGCTCAGAAAAAAGCAAGGGATATTGGAAGAAACAAAGAAATTGTTATTCCGGAACATTACATTCCTTCATTCAGACCCTCCAGGCAATTTACTAAGAGGGTTAAAGAAAATGTGAAATAA
- a CDS encoding sigma-70 family RNA polymerase sigma factor yields MRNLLIHKQITNRDEVSIDKYLHDIGKEELLTPEQEVELAKRIKKNDQKALEKLVRANLRFVVSVAKKYQNRGLNLLDLINEGNLGLIKAAQRFDETKGFKFISYAVWWIRQSIIQALAEQGRTVRLPLNKINAISKIYKTFSEIEQKYEREPTQEEISQVLHWSPEIIKQCWQSSNKPVSMDAPLNDEEEEYTLSDNIASEENPPDDSLVSESLSREIESTISSLLSKKEASIIRSFFGLGNESSKTLEEIAKNHNLSNERTRQIKQQAIKKLKSNKHCKKLKAYLG; encoded by the coding sequence ATGAGAAACTTACTGATCCATAAACAAATAACCAACCGGGATGAAGTATCCATTGACAAATATCTTCATGATATAGGAAAAGAAGAGTTACTAACCCCGGAGCAGGAAGTGGAACTGGCAAAAAGGATCAAAAAAAATGACCAAAAGGCACTGGAAAAACTGGTGAGGGCCAACCTTCGTTTTGTTGTATCAGTGGCCAAAAAATACCAAAATCGGGGTCTAAATCTCCTTGATTTGATCAACGAAGGCAATCTGGGTTTGATCAAAGCAGCCCAAAGATTTGACGAGACAAAAGGTTTCAAATTCATTTCCTATGCCGTTTGGTGGATCAGGCAATCCATTATACAGGCATTGGCTGAACAGGGAAGAACCGTTCGCCTTCCTCTGAATAAGATCAATGCCATTTCCAAAATCTATAAGACCTTTTCTGAAATCGAACAAAAGTATGAAAGAGAACCTACACAGGAAGAAATATCACAGGTTTTACATTGGTCACCAGAAATCATCAAACAATGCTGGCAAAGTTCCAATAAACCCGTTTCAATGGATGCTCCCTTAAATGATGAAGAAGAAGAATATACCCTTTCTGATAACATTGCAAGCGAAGAAAATCCACCTGACGACAGCCTCGTTAGTGAATCACTCAGCAGGGAAATTGAAAGCACCATATCTTCGCTCCTGTCAAAAAAAGAAGCAAGCATCATCAGGTCATTTTTCGGATTGGGAAATGAATCTTCCAAAACTCTGGAGGAAATAGCAAAAAACCACAATTTAAGCAATGAAAGAACCAGGCAAATAAAACAACAAGCGATCAAAAAGCTTAAAAGCAATAAGCATTGCAAGAAGTTAAAAGCCTATCTTGGGTAA